A portion of the Rhinolophus sinicus isolate RSC01 linkage group LG03, ASM3656204v1, whole genome shotgun sequence genome contains these proteins:
- the TTC5 gene encoding tetratricopeptide repeat protein 5 isoform X3 has protein sequence MEKTLQQMEEVVGSVQGKAQVLMLTGKALNVTPDYSPKAEELLSKAVKLEPTLVEAWNQLGEVYWKKGDIAAAHTCFSGALTHCKNKVSLQNLSMVLRQLRTDSGDEHSRHVMDSVRQAKLAVQMDIHDGRSWYILGNAYLSLYFNTGQNPKISQQALSAYAQAEKVDRTASSNPDLHLNRATLHKYEENYGEALEGFSRAAALDPAWPEPRQREQQLLEFLNRLTSLLESKGKVKTKKLQSMLGSLRPAHLGPCDGRYQSASGQKVTLELKPLSVLQPGVNSGAVVLGKVVFSLTTEEKVPFTFGLVDSDGPCCAVMVYNMVQSWGVLIGDSVAIPEPNLRLHQIQHKGKDYSFSSVRVETPLLLVVNGKPQGSNSQAAATVASRPQCE, from the exons ATGGAGAAGACCCTGCAGCAGATGGAGGAAGTCGTGG GTTCTGTCCAGGGCAAGGCACAGGTTCTGATGCTGACCGGGAAGGCACTGAATGTGACTCCTGACTATAGCCCTAAGGCTGAGGAGCTTCTGTCAAAGGCTGTGAAACTGGAGCCCACGCTGGTGGAAGCCTGGAACCAGCTGGGTGAGGTGTACTGGAAGAAAGGGGACATTGCAGCTGCCCACACCTGCTTCTCAGGAGCCCTCACCCAT TGCAAGAACAAAGTCTCCCTTCAAAACCTGTCCATGGTGCTTCGCCAGCTGCGGACTGACTCTGGAGATGAACATTCTCGCCATGTCATGGACAGTGTCCGACAGGCCAAATTGGCTGTGCAGATGGATATCCATGATGGTCGCTCCTGGT atattctgGGGAATGCATACCTTTCTCTTTACTTCAATACTGGCCAGAACCCCAAGATCTCCCAGCAAGCCCTCAGTGCCTATGCCCAAGCA GAGAAGGTTGACAGGACAGCTTCCAGCAATCCTGACCTTCATCTGAACAGGGCCACG TTACATAAATATGAAGAGAATTATGGGGAGGCCCTGGAGGGCTTCTCTCGAGCTGCAGCCCTGGACCCTGCCTGGCCAGAGCCCCGGCAACGAGAACAACAACTCCTGGAATTCCTGAATAGATTAACCAGCCTCCTTGAGAGCAAG GGAAAGGTGAAGACCAAAAAGTTGCAGAGCATGCTGGGAAGCTTGCGCCCGGCCCATCTAGGCCCTTGTGATGGGCGCTATCAGTCAGCCTCTGGGCAGAAGGTGACCCTGGAGCTCAAGCCACTGAGTGTGCTGCAGCCTGGTGTGAACAGTGGTGCCGTGGTCCTGGGAAAGGTGGTGTTCAGCCTCACTACAGAGGAGAAAGTCCCCTT TACCTTTGGCCTGGTAGATTCTGATGGACCTTGCTGTGCCGTGATGGTGTATAACATGGTGCAGAGTTGGGGAGTACTCATTGGGGACTCTGTAGCCATCCCTGAGCCCAACCTTCGGCTTCACCAAATTCAGCACAAGGGAAAG GACTATTCCTTCTCCAGTGTCCGCGTGGAGACACCCCTCCTGCTAGTGGTGAATGGGAAGCCTCAGGGCTCCAACAGCCAGGCTGCTGCTACCGTGGCATCACGGCCACAGTGTGAATGA
- the TTC5 gene encoding tetratricopeptide repeat protein 5 isoform X2, translating to MEPWVGITRMLERHQLRPGCWVPVVDCYIVLPQELVGQLYSFRDCYFETHSVEDAGRKQQDVREEMEKTLQQMEEVVGSVQGKAQVLMLTGKALNVTPDYSPKAEELLSKAVKLEPTLVEAWNQLGEVYWKKGDIAAAHTCFSGALTHCKNKVSLQNLSMVLRQLRTDSGDEHSRHVMDSVRQAKLAVQMDIHDGRSWYILGNAYLSLYFNTGQNPKISQQALSAYAQAEKVDRTASSNPDLHLNRATLHKYEENYGEALEGFSRAAALDPAWPEPRQREQQLLEFLNRLTSLLESKGKVKTKKLQSMLGSLRPAHLGPCDGRYQSASGQKVTLELKPLSVLQPGVNSGAVVLGKVVFSLTTEEKVPFTFGLVDSDGPCCAVMVYNMVQSWGVLIGDSVAIPEPNLRLHQIQHKGKDYSFSSVRVETPLLLVVNGKPQGSNSQAAATVASRPQCE from the exons ATGGAGCCGTGGGTTGGCATCACGAGGATGCTTGAAAGACACCAGCTCCGCCCGGGATGCTGGGTTCCTGTTGTTGATTGCTACATAGTCCTCCCGCAG GAACTGGTGGGTCAACTCTATTCATTTCGAGACTGCTATTTCGAGACACACAGTGTTGAGGATGCTGGGAGGAAGCAGCAAGATGTGCGAGAGGAGATGGAGAAGACCCTGCAGCAGATGGAGGAAGTCGTGG GTTCTGTCCAGGGCAAGGCACAGGTTCTGATGCTGACCGGGAAGGCACTGAATGTGACTCCTGACTATAGCCCTAAGGCTGAGGAGCTTCTGTCAAAGGCTGTGAAACTGGAGCCCACGCTGGTGGAAGCCTGGAACCAGCTGGGTGAGGTGTACTGGAAGAAAGGGGACATTGCAGCTGCCCACACCTGCTTCTCAGGAGCCCTCACCCAT TGCAAGAACAAAGTCTCCCTTCAAAACCTGTCCATGGTGCTTCGCCAGCTGCGGACTGACTCTGGAGATGAACATTCTCGCCATGTCATGGACAGTGTCCGACAGGCCAAATTGGCTGTGCAGATGGATATCCATGATGGTCGCTCCTGGT atattctgGGGAATGCATACCTTTCTCTTTACTTCAATACTGGCCAGAACCCCAAGATCTCCCAGCAAGCCCTCAGTGCCTATGCCCAAGCA GAGAAGGTTGACAGGACAGCTTCCAGCAATCCTGACCTTCATCTGAACAGGGCCACG TTACATAAATATGAAGAGAATTATGGGGAGGCCCTGGAGGGCTTCTCTCGAGCTGCAGCCCTGGACCCTGCCTGGCCAGAGCCCCGGCAACGAGAACAACAACTCCTGGAATTCCTGAATAGATTAACCAGCCTCCTTGAGAGCAAG GGAAAGGTGAAGACCAAAAAGTTGCAGAGCATGCTGGGAAGCTTGCGCCCGGCCCATCTAGGCCCTTGTGATGGGCGCTATCAGTCAGCCTCTGGGCAGAAGGTGACCCTGGAGCTCAAGCCACTGAGTGTGCTGCAGCCTGGTGTGAACAGTGGTGCCGTGGTCCTGGGAAAGGTGGTGTTCAGCCTCACTACAGAGGAGAAAGTCCCCTT TACCTTTGGCCTGGTAGATTCTGATGGACCTTGCTGTGCCGTGATGGTGTATAACATGGTGCAGAGTTGGGGAGTACTCATTGGGGACTCTGTAGCCATCCCTGAGCCCAACCTTCGGCTTCACCAAATTCAGCACAAGGGAAAG GACTATTCCTTCTCCAGTGTCCGCGTGGAGACACCCCTCCTGCTAGTGGTGAATGGGAAGCCTCAGGGCTCCAACAGCCAGGCTGCTGCTACCGTGGCATCACGGCCACAGTGTGAATGA
- the TTC5 gene encoding tetratricopeptide repeat protein 5 isoform X1, whose protein sequence is MSLCGYEVGGGEAESGWEMMAEEEEEVKQILQKLQELVGQLYSFRDCYFETHSVEDAGRKQQDVREEMEKTLQQMEEVVGSVQGKAQVLMLTGKALNVTPDYSPKAEELLSKAVKLEPTLVEAWNQLGEVYWKKGDIAAAHTCFSGALTHCKNKVSLQNLSMVLRQLRTDSGDEHSRHVMDSVRQAKLAVQMDIHDGRSWYILGNAYLSLYFNTGQNPKISQQALSAYAQAEKVDRTASSNPDLHLNRATLHKYEENYGEALEGFSRAAALDPAWPEPRQREQQLLEFLNRLTSLLESKGKVKTKKLQSMLGSLRPAHLGPCDGRYQSASGQKVTLELKPLSVLQPGVNSGAVVLGKVVFSLTTEEKVPFTFGLVDSDGPCCAVMVYNMVQSWGVLIGDSVAIPEPNLRLHQIQHKGKDYSFSSVRVETPLLLVVNGKPQGSNSQAAATVASRPQCE, encoded by the exons ATGAGTCTCTGTGGTTATGAAGTTGGGGGCGGAGAAGCCGAGAGTGGCTGGGAAATGATggctgaggaagaggaggaagtcaAACAGATCTTGCAGAAATTGCAG GAACTGGTGGGTCAACTCTATTCATTTCGAGACTGCTATTTCGAGACACACAGTGTTGAGGATGCTGGGAGGAAGCAGCAAGATGTGCGAGAGGAGATGGAGAAGACCCTGCAGCAGATGGAGGAAGTCGTGG GTTCTGTCCAGGGCAAGGCACAGGTTCTGATGCTGACCGGGAAGGCACTGAATGTGACTCCTGACTATAGCCCTAAGGCTGAGGAGCTTCTGTCAAAGGCTGTGAAACTGGAGCCCACGCTGGTGGAAGCCTGGAACCAGCTGGGTGAGGTGTACTGGAAGAAAGGGGACATTGCAGCTGCCCACACCTGCTTCTCAGGAGCCCTCACCCAT TGCAAGAACAAAGTCTCCCTTCAAAACCTGTCCATGGTGCTTCGCCAGCTGCGGACTGACTCTGGAGATGAACATTCTCGCCATGTCATGGACAGTGTCCGACAGGCCAAATTGGCTGTGCAGATGGATATCCATGATGGTCGCTCCTGGT atattctgGGGAATGCATACCTTTCTCTTTACTTCAATACTGGCCAGAACCCCAAGATCTCCCAGCAAGCCCTCAGTGCCTATGCCCAAGCA GAGAAGGTTGACAGGACAGCTTCCAGCAATCCTGACCTTCATCTGAACAGGGCCACG TTACATAAATATGAAGAGAATTATGGGGAGGCCCTGGAGGGCTTCTCTCGAGCTGCAGCCCTGGACCCTGCCTGGCCAGAGCCCCGGCAACGAGAACAACAACTCCTGGAATTCCTGAATAGATTAACCAGCCTCCTTGAGAGCAAG GGAAAGGTGAAGACCAAAAAGTTGCAGAGCATGCTGGGAAGCTTGCGCCCGGCCCATCTAGGCCCTTGTGATGGGCGCTATCAGTCAGCCTCTGGGCAGAAGGTGACCCTGGAGCTCAAGCCACTGAGTGTGCTGCAGCCTGGTGTGAACAGTGGTGCCGTGGTCCTGGGAAAGGTGGTGTTCAGCCTCACTACAGAGGAGAAAGTCCCCTT TACCTTTGGCCTGGTAGATTCTGATGGACCTTGCTGTGCCGTGATGGTGTATAACATGGTGCAGAGTTGGGGAGTACTCATTGGGGACTCTGTAGCCATCCCTGAGCCCAACCTTCGGCTTCACCAAATTCAGCACAAGGGAAAG GACTATTCCTTCTCCAGTGTCCGCGTGGAGACACCCCTCCTGCTAGTGGTGAATGGGAAGCCTCAGGGCTCCAACAGCCAGGCTGCTGCTACCGTGGCATCACGGCCACAGTGTGAATGA
- the CCNB1IP1 gene encoding E3 ubiquitin-protein ligase CCNB1IP1 encodes MSLCEDMLLCNYRKCRIKLSGYAWVTACSHIFCDQHGSGEFSRSPAICPACNSTLSGKLDIVRTELNPSEEYKAMVLAGLRPEIVLDISSRALAFWTYQVHQERLYQEYKFSKAEGHLKQMEKIYTQQIQSKDVELTSMKGEVTSMKKVLEEYKKKFSDISEKLMERNRQYQKLQGLYDSLRLRNITIANQEGTLEPSMVSQSGIFGFPVGNNSKFPLDSTPVRNRGGADGDFQFRPFFVGSPTAPEPSNSFFSFASPSHELEQQQVSSRAFKVKRI; translated from the exons ATGTCTTTGTGTGAAGACATGCTGCTTTGTAATTATCGCAAGTGTCGAATCAAACTCTCTGGTTATGCATGGGTTACTGCCTGCTCTCACATTTTCTGTGATCAACATGGTAGTGGTGAGTTTAGTCGTTCACCAGCTATCTGCCCTGCCTGCAACAGTACCCTTTCTGGCAAGCTAGATATTGTCCGAACAGAACTCAATCCATCAGAGGAATATAAAGCCATGGTACTGGCAGGACTTCGACCAGAAATTGTGTTGGACATTAGCTCCCGAGCACTGGCCTTCTGGACATACCAG GTGCATCAGGAGCGTCTCTATCAAGAATACAAATTCAGCAAGGCTGAGGGCCATCTGAAGCAGATGGAGAAGATATATACTCAGCAAATACAGAGTAAGGATGTAGAATTGACCTCTATGAAAGGGGAGGTCACTTCCATGAAGAAAGTGCTAGAAGAATACAAGAAAAAGTTCAGCGACATTTCTGAGAAACTTATGGAACGAAATCGTCAGTATCAAAAGCTTCAAGGCCTCTATGATAGCCTTAGGCTACGAAACATCACTATTGCTAACCAAGAAGGCACCCTTGAGCCATCCATGGTATCACAGTCTGGTATTTTTGGCTTCCCTGTAG ggAACAACTCCAAGTTTCCTTTGGACAGTACACCAGTTCGAAATCGAGGTGGTGCAGATGGAGATTTTCAGTTCAGACCATTTTTTGTGGGTTCTCCCACAGCACCCGAACCCAGCAATAGCTTTTTTAGTTTTGCCTCCCCAAGTCATGAATTAGAGCAACAGCAAGTCTCTAGCAGGGcctttaaagtaaaaagaatttaG